One Natrinema marinum genomic window carries:
- a CDS encoding nitrite/sulfite reductase, whose product MVHKKEELKEGCYGDDVREHLLEFAENGGYEAIPEDEHEKWFTRFKFWGLFHQRSGQESYFMMRLTNASGILEPDQLRTIGEVAREYAKGPVENPEFGNGWIDLTTRQSVQLHWLKLEDVPEVWEKLESVGVHSRSSGGDTMRNISGCPLHGKAEEFVESGPLLERFEEELRKDDALANMPRKFNISVSGCTVGCAQDSINDIGFEPATKEIDGEEVRGFNVRIGGGLGGRQPRAATPLDVFVRPENAYEVGRGFVELYHDYGNRQNRSKNRARFFAEDWGMEKIRETLQDEYVDFEMHTAGEDFRSEYTYNAGRPVADGQHDHVGVGDQQDGQNYVGLSVPVGRLPAEDAIELADLADEYGSGEVRLTRRQNPVVVDVADDDLEELLAEPLLSEYPPKPSPFERGAMACTGTEFCSIALTETKGRMARMLRWLNKNVDLPEDVGKIKMHYSGCTADCGQAMTADIGLQGMRARKNGEMVEAFDIGVGGGVGENPSFIDWVQQRVPADEAPGAIRNLLEAYAAHRSEGQTFRQWVEATAEEQLVEFCTPEETDFEAPYMDDAKQSWYPFAESESAAAATADESTVPSDD is encoded by the coding sequence ATGGTGCATAAGAAAGAGGAACTCAAGGAGGGCTGTTACGGCGACGACGTCCGCGAACATCTCCTCGAGTTCGCGGAAAACGGTGGCTACGAGGCGATTCCGGAGGACGAACACGAGAAGTGGTTCACCCGGTTCAAGTTCTGGGGGCTGTTCCACCAGCGCTCGGGGCAGGAATCGTACTTCATGATGCGACTGACCAACGCCAGTGGCATCTTAGAGCCCGACCAGTTGCGAACCATCGGCGAGGTCGCCCGCGAGTACGCGAAAGGCCCCGTCGAGAACCCCGAGTTCGGCAACGGCTGGATCGACCTGACGACTCGCCAGTCGGTACAACTCCACTGGCTCAAACTCGAGGATGTCCCCGAAGTGTGGGAGAAACTCGAGTCGGTCGGCGTCCACTCGCGCTCGTCGGGCGGGGACACGATGCGCAACATTTCGGGCTGTCCGCTCCACGGCAAAGCCGAGGAGTTCGTCGAGTCCGGCCCGCTCCTCGAGCGTTTCGAGGAGGAACTTCGCAAGGACGACGCGCTGGCGAACATGCCCCGAAAGTTCAATATCAGCGTCTCGGGCTGTACGGTCGGCTGCGCCCAGGATTCGATCAACGACATCGGGTTCGAGCCGGCGACCAAGGAGATCGACGGCGAGGAGGTCCGCGGCTTCAACGTACGTATCGGTGGCGGCCTCGGCGGTCGTCAGCCCCGCGCCGCGACGCCGCTTGATGTCTTCGTCCGGCCCGAGAACGCCTACGAGGTCGGCCGCGGGTTCGTCGAACTCTACCACGACTACGGCAACCGACAGAACCGCTCGAAGAACCGCGCGCGGTTCTTCGCCGAGGACTGGGGCATGGAGAAGATTCGCGAGACCCTACAGGACGAATACGTCGACTTCGAGATGCACACAGCCGGGGAGGACTTCCGCTCCGAGTACACCTACAACGCCGGCCGCCCCGTCGCGGACGGCCAGCACGACCACGTCGGCGTCGGCGATCAGCAGGACGGGCAAAACTACGTCGGGCTGAGCGTCCCGGTCGGCCGCCTGCCCGCCGAGGACGCCATCGAACTGGCCGATCTGGCCGACGAGTACGGCTCCGGCGAAGTTCGGCTGACCCGTCGGCAGAACCCCGTCGTCGTCGACGTGGCCGACGACGACCTCGAGGAGCTGCTCGCCGAACCGCTGCTCTCCGAGTACCCGCCGAAACCGAGCCCGTTCGAGCGCGGCGCGATGGCCTGCACCGGCACCGAGTTCTGCTCGATCGCGCTGACCGAGACGAAAGGCCGGATGGCCCGCATGCTGCGCTGGCTCAACAAGAACGTCGACCTCCCCGAAGACGTCGGCAAGATCAAGATGCATTATTCGGGCTGTACGGCCGACTGCGGCCAGGCGATGACCGCCGACATCGGCCTGCAGGGAATGCGCGCCCGCAAGAACGGCGAGATGGTCGAGGCCTTCGACATCGGCGTCGGCGGCGGCGTCGGCGAGAACCCCTCCTTTATCGACTGGGTCCAACAGCGCGTTCCGGCCGACGAGGCCCCCGGTGCGATCCGGAACTTACTCGAGGCCTACGCCGCTCACCGTTCCGAGGGCCAGACGTTCCGCCAATGGGTCGAGGCGACGGCCGAGGAACAGCTCGTCGAGTTCTGTACGCCCGAGGAGACCGACTTCGAGGCGCCGTACATGGACGACGCCAAGCAGTCGTGGTACCCGTTCGCGGAGAGCGAGTCCGCGGCGGCCGCGACGGCCGACGAATCCACAGTGCCATCGGACGACTGA
- a CDS encoding amphi-Trp domain-containing protein has translation MPEEVLFKSESKHSRSEIASLLRRVADNLDDGEAISLKAGSESVTLEPPAHPTFEVKAEREGPADAPGELSVEFELEWDEAGEDGGDGGSLEIE, from the coding sequence ATGCCGGAAGAAGTACTCTTCAAATCCGAAAGCAAGCACAGCCGGTCCGAGATCGCGTCGCTGCTCCGTCGCGTGGCGGACAATCTCGATGACGGCGAAGCAATCTCCCTCAAGGCCGGCTCCGAGTCCGTCACCCTCGAGCCGCCGGCTCACCCGACGTTCGAAGTCAAAGCCGAGCGCGAGGGGCCGGCGGACGCGCCCGGCGAACTCAGCGTCGAGTTCGAACTCGAGTGGGACGAAGCCGGCGAGGACGGCGGCGACGGTGGAAGTCTGGAAATCGAGTGA
- the larE gene encoding ATP-dependent sacrificial sulfur transferase LarE: MTTVEAKLEAARDDLAARDGVLVAFSGGVDSSAVAALAHDALGSDAVACTAKSETLPAAELEDAKRVASEIGIRHEIVSFSELESDAFVENDDERCYHCRTMRLGEMIETARDLGIGTVCDGTNADDPGAGHRPGLQAVEELDVHSPLLAHDIAKDEVRQIAARYDLSVADKPSMACLSSRIPTGLAVTDDRLTRIERAEALLRQWGFDQFRVRDHDGLARIEVAPDELERALEREFVETVRAELSKLGFDHVTLDLHGYRTGSVSPEGDERAGEPVGDRQT, from the coding sequence ATGACAACGGTCGAGGCGAAACTCGAGGCCGCCCGCGACGATCTGGCGGCCCGCGACGGGGTCCTCGTGGCCTTCTCCGGCGGCGTCGACTCGAGCGCGGTGGCCGCGCTCGCCCACGACGCGCTCGGTTCGGACGCGGTCGCCTGCACCGCCAAAAGCGAGACCCTGCCGGCGGCCGAACTCGAGGACGCAAAGCGGGTCGCGAGCGAGATCGGCATTCGCCACGAGATCGTCTCCTTCTCCGAACTCGAGAGCGACGCGTTCGTCGAGAACGACGACGAGCGCTGCTATCACTGCCGGACGATGCGCTTGGGCGAAATGATAGAGACCGCCCGCGACCTCGGGATCGGCACGGTCTGCGACGGGACGAACGCCGACGATCCGGGCGCAGGCCACCGGCCCGGTCTGCAAGCCGTCGAGGAACTGGACGTTCACTCGCCGCTGTTGGCCCACGACATCGCGAAAGACGAGGTCCGTCAGATCGCCGCCCGCTACGACCTGTCGGTCGCCGACAAGCCTTCGATGGCCTGTCTCTCCTCGCGCATCCCGACCGGACTCGCGGTCACCGACGACCGGCTGACCCGAATCGAGCGTGCCGAGGCCCTGCTTCGCCAGTGGGGGTTCGATCAGTTCCGCGTCCGCGACCACGACGGCCTCGCCCGCATCGAGGTGGCGCCCGACGAACTCGAGCGCGCGCTGGAGCGGGAGTTCGTCGAGACGGTCCGAGCCGAGCTCTCGAAACTGGGGTTCGACCACGTCACGCTCGACCTCCACGGCTACCGGACCGGTAGCGTCAGCCCCGAGGGCGACGAACGAGCCGGCGAGCCGGTCGGCGATCGGCAGACGTGA
- a CDS encoding alcohol dehydrogenase catalytic domain-containing protein, whose translation MRVAAATSLEDPSAIAVANRPDPTPGPGEAVVRVDAASLNHRDLWKLEDGRLTHEDLPFVPGGDLAGTVAKTGDGVSNVAEGDRVVLCPLLTCGECRPCRDGPENMCENYDSYDGAFAERALVDASRLVALPDSVSVVDAAALPIAYVTAYRMLQRGDVSAGDRVFVPGATGGVGIAAVQLADLIGAETVGTSSSAEKLERVEQEGLDHAIHTADPDAMRTAVAELGAVDATINHLGGPYTHVGAEVLRTDGAMVICGRTAGQFPEFDARDLYFGHKRILGSTLGTQSDLEQLIEFVADGRLEPVVGEQYPLAETAAAVRDMEARDLVGKLVIRPQE comes from the coding sequence ATGCGCGTCGCAGCCGCGACCAGCCTCGAGGACCCGTCCGCGATCGCCGTCGCGAACCGCCCCGATCCGACGCCCGGACCCGGCGAGGCGGTCGTCCGCGTCGACGCGGCGTCGCTCAACCACCGCGACCTCTGGAAGCTCGAGGATGGCCGACTCACACACGAGGACCTGCCGTTCGTCCCCGGCGGTGACCTCGCCGGCACCGTCGCCAAAACGGGTGACGGCGTCTCGAACGTCGCTGAGGGAGACCGCGTCGTCCTCTGTCCGCTCCTGACCTGCGGCGAGTGCCGGCCGTGTCGGGACGGTCCCGAAAACATGTGCGAGAACTACGACAGCTACGACGGCGCGTTCGCCGAACGGGCGCTCGTCGACGCGAGCCGCCTCGTGGCGCTCCCCGACTCGGTCTCGGTCGTCGACGCCGCGGCGCTGCCGATCGCCTACGTGACCGCCTACCGGATGCTCCAGCGCGGCGACGTCTCCGCGGGCGACCGTGTCTTCGTCCCCGGCGCGACCGGCGGCGTCGGCATCGCCGCGGTACAGCTCGCCGATCTCATCGGTGCCGAGACCGTCGGCACGTCGTCGTCCGCCGAGAAACTCGAGCGCGTCGAACAGGAGGGGCTCGACCACGCGATCCACACCGCCGACCCCGACGCGATGCGGACGGCCGTCGCGGAGCTCGGCGCGGTCGACGCGACGATCAACCACCTCGGCGGCCCCTACACTCACGTCGGCGCAGAAGTCCTGCGAACCGACGGCGCGATGGTCATCTGCGGCCGAACGGCCGGCCAGTTCCCCGAGTTCGACGCCCGCGACCTCTACTTCGGCCACAAGCGCATCCTCGGCAGCACGCTCGGTACCCAATCGGACCTCGAGCAACTGATCGAGTTCGTCGCGGACGGCCGCCTCGAGCCGGTCGTCGGCGAGCAGTATCCGCTCGCCGAAACCGCGGCGGCGGTCCGAGACATGGAGGCCCGCGATCTGGTCGGAAAGCTGGTCATCAGGCCCCAGGAGTAG
- a CDS encoding DUF6789 family protein, whose translation MAVSDHLSRLRSITETEGHTEDVDERPREEHVADAVLRGIQGGFVATLIMSAFRLPLLRSLPPSANLWSQYVAGDDPRKHSVAAIAFHLLYGISAGALFGVLFSIYDAGRSIEPEQRGLVWGAVYGMALSAVGVQVVLQDLLGIRLEADELAFFHAGHLVYGLSLGAWVGSRTEGVEDPEAEYEYQGGN comes from the coding sequence ATGGCCGTATCAGATCACCTGTCGCGGTTGCGCTCGATCACCGAGACGGAGGGCCACACCGAAGACGTCGACGAACGCCCCCGCGAGGAGCACGTCGCCGACGCGGTGTTGCGCGGGATCCAGGGCGGGTTCGTCGCGACGCTAATCATGTCCGCGTTCCGGTTGCCGCTCCTGCGATCGCTGCCGCCGTCGGCCAACCTCTGGTCGCAGTACGTCGCCGGTGACGACCCCAGAAAGCACTCGGTCGCCGCCATCGCGTTCCACCTCCTCTACGGCATCAGTGCCGGGGCCCTCTTCGGCGTGCTGTTCTCGATCTACGACGCGGGGCGCTCCATCGAGCCCGAACAGCGCGGGCTCGTCTGGGGAGCGGTCTACGGGATGGCCCTGTCGGCCGTCGGCGTGCAGGTCGTCCTGCAGGACCTGCTCGGCATCCGCCTCGAGGCCGACGAGCTCGCGTTTTTCCACGCCGGCCACCTCGTCTACGGGCTCTCGCTCGGCGCCTGGGTCGGCTCGCGGACGGAGGGCGTCGAGGATCCCGAGGCGGAGTACGAGTATCAGGGCGGCAACTGA
- a CDS encoding glutamate-cysteine ligase family protein: MNTSIEVEYWVVDSDGNLTEPGPLADVSSQTEREFVEPLFEVKTPPCETISELRTALVGELEDVLSRAAETDRHLVPFGTPINCDAIDRRPDERGRIQKAAIGTNLDYAKYCAGTHVHLEKRNVTDQLNALIALDPALALVSSSPYFQGERIANGARPYCYRKKSYAEFPKHGQLWRYVETVGEWHRRLEHRYEEFEAAAVDAGIDAAVVKEHFSPDDVVWTPVRLRDSMPTVEWRSPDAALPSQLLRLADDLRTVMELVPETTVRIDGGSTERRDRDTGRDTVGGSDPSGYDRPDGEDGPTARPGHVTDEGIALPAFETVCDLAESAIHDGLESPAVAGYLERMGFSVSDYHPIAARIDGRQYVTKADARDLRLEYANLLEEDVAELARS, encoded by the coding sequence ATGAACACGAGCATCGAAGTCGAGTACTGGGTCGTCGACAGCGATGGGAATCTCACCGAACCGGGACCGCTCGCGGACGTCTCGAGCCAGACCGAGCGGGAGTTCGTCGAGCCGCTGTTCGAGGTGAAGACGCCACCGTGCGAGACGATTTCCGAGCTTCGGACGGCGCTCGTGGGTGAACTCGAGGACGTGCTCTCGAGGGCGGCGGAAACGGACAGACACCTCGTTCCGTTCGGCACGCCGATCAACTGCGACGCGATCGACCGCCGGCCGGACGAGCGGGGTCGCATTCAGAAGGCGGCGATCGGAACGAACTTGGACTACGCGAAGTACTGTGCCGGCACCCACGTTCACCTCGAGAAGCGCAACGTAACCGATCAGCTCAACGCGCTCATCGCGCTGGACCCGGCGCTCGCGCTGGTCTCCTCCTCGCCGTACTTTCAGGGGGAACGGATCGCCAACGGTGCCAGACCGTACTGCTACCGGAAGAAGAGCTACGCGGAGTTCCCGAAACACGGCCAGCTCTGGCGCTACGTCGAGACCGTCGGCGAGTGGCACCGGCGACTCGAGCACCGCTACGAGGAGTTCGAAGCGGCGGCCGTCGACGCGGGGATCGACGCCGCGGTGGTCAAGGAACACTTCTCGCCCGACGACGTGGTCTGGACGCCCGTCCGGCTGCGGGATTCGATGCCCACCGTCGAGTGGCGCTCGCCGGACGCCGCCCTGCCCAGCCAGCTGCTCCGGCTGGCCGACGACCTCCGGACCGTGATGGAACTGGTCCCCGAGACCACCGTTCGGATTGACGGCGGGAGCACCGAGCGGCGGGACCGAGACACCGGTCGCGACACCGTGGGTGGCAGCGATCCCAGCGGCTACGACCGACCCGACGGCGAGGACGGGCCGACCGCCCGCCCCGGCCACGTCACCGACGAGGGGATCGCCCTTCCAGCGTTCGAGACCGTCTGCGACCTCGCCGAATCGGCGATCCACGACGGCCTCGAGTCGCCGGCCGTCGCGGGCTACCTCGAGCGAATGGGGTTCTCGGTCAGCGACTACCACCCGATCGCGGCCCGGATCGACGGGCGCCAGTACGTCACGAAAGCCGACGCCCGCGACCTGCGACTCGAGTACGCGAATCTGCTCGAGGAGGACGTCGCGGAGCTGGCGCGGTCGTAG